The Actinomadura graeca nucleotide sequence GAGTCCCGCGTCGGCGGCGACTGGTACGAGGCGGCGGCGCTGCCGGGCGGGGAGGTGTTCCTGGCCATCGGGGACGTGTCGGGCCACGGCCTGCCCGCCGCGGCGCAGATGGCGCGGCTGCGCAACGCCCTCAGCGGCCTGACCTGCACCGGCGCCGCCCCCGACCGGCTGCTGGGATGGCTGAACCGGCTGCTGCTGGAGCGGCCGTCCCCGGACCGGCGCTCGGCCCCCACCGCCAGCGTCATCGCCGCCCGCTACGAGCCCGGGCCCCGCGTCCTGACGTGGGCGCAGGCCGGGCATCCGCCGCCGCTGCTGATGCGCGGCGGGCGCGCCGAGCTGCTGGAGCCGCCCGAGGGGGTGCTGCTGGGCGCCCTGGAGAAGCCCTGCCTGGACCTCGCCATCACCCGCCTGGAGCACGGCGACCTGCTGGTGTTCTACACCGACGGGCTCATCGAGCGCCGCGACCGGGACCTGGCCGAGGGGTTCGGGCTGCTGCGCGCGGCCGTCGAGGAGCGCGCCGCCGCGCCCCCGGACGCGGTCATCGACCACGTCCTGCGCTCCCTCGGCGCCGCCAACCCCGACGACGACACCTGCGTCCTCGCCGTCCAGGTGGCCTAGGGGCGTCGCAGGGGCGTGCGACGATGGGGCGCATGAGCGGGCTGATGCTGCTGGACACGCCGTCGTTGTACTTCCGCGCCTTCTTCGGGGTGCCCGAGTCGGTGACCGCGCCGGACGGGACGCCGGTGAACGCGGTGCGCGGCCTCGTCGACATGATCGCGCGGCTCGTCCAGGACCGGTCCCCCGGCCGGCTCGTGTGCTGCATGGACGCCGACTGGCGGCCGGAGTTCCGGGTGGCGGCGCTGCCGTCGTACAAGGCGCACCGGGTCGCCGCCGACGGCGGCGACCAGACCCCGGACGCGCTGGAGGCGCAGCTGCCCGTCATCGACGCGGTGCTCGACGCGTTCGGGCTGGCCAGGGCGGGCGTCGCCGGGTACGAGGCCGACGACGTCATCGGGACCCTCGCGGTGCGCGGCGCGGCCGACGGGCCGGTCGACATCGTCACCGGCGACCGCGACCTGTTCCAGCTGGTCGACGACGGCGGCCCGGTCGCCGTCCTGTACACCGCGCGCGGCATCAGGAACCTGCAGGTGATGGGCGAGAAGGAGGTCGCGGCCAAGTACGGCATCCCCGGCCGCGGCTACGGCGACTACGCGACGCTGCGCGGCGACCCCAGCGACGGCCTGCCCGGCGTGCCGGGGGTCGGCGACAAGACCGCGGCGGCGCTGGTGTCCCGGTTCGGGTCCGTCGAGGGCATCCTCGCGGCGCTCGACGCGGGCACCGACGAGGGGTTCCCCGCGGGCGCGCGGCGCCGGATGGAGGCCGCCCGCGAGTACCTGGCGGCGGCGGAGACGGTGGTGCGGGTCGTCACCGACATCGACGCCCCCGAGCTGGCGGCGCTGGACGACCGGCTGCCCGCCGCGCCGCGCGACCCGGAGGCGCTCGTGGAGCTGGCGGAGCGCTGGAACCTGGACGGCCCGGTGAACCGCCTCCTCAACGCCCTCGCCCGCTGACCGCCCGCCGCGCCGCCCGCGGGCCGCACCGCCCGCGGGCCGCGGCGCCGGGATCCCGCGGACACGACCCCGACCTGGCGCACTGTGTCAGATGACGCAGACGGCGCGGGCCCCCGAGTGCAGCCTGGTCTTCGATGAGGGGCTTTGCTTGGGGACATGCACCCGGCACGGACACCGCCGCGGGAGAGGCCATGACGAGCACCGGCGCCGCGGCGGCCGCATGAGCGGACCGGTATCCGCGGCACTGGGCCTCACCGCCCCACTCCCCCCACCTGCCGCGGGTACCGGTTCACCCGGCGGCACGTCCGCGCACCGACCGGCGGGCCCCGGCCCAGAAAGCGGACCCTCGTGAGCGAAAGGACCGACCCGGCCGCGACGCTGCAGCGCGGCGAGGGCTTCTGGGACGACCTCGACGGCCCCCAGCGCGCGGCGCTGCGGCAGGTGGCGCGGCCGCGCCACTACCAGCCGCGGATGCCGCTGTGCTACCAGGGCGAGGAGTCCGACCACATCATCATCGTCGAGAGCGGCTGGGCGAAGGTGACCTCGTCCACCGAGGACGGGCACGAGGTGGTGCTGGCCGTGCGCGGGCCGGGCGACCTGGTGTGCGAGAGCGCGGTGCTCGGCAGGCGGGGGCGGTCGGCGACCGTGACGGCGCTCAGCCCGCTGCGGGCGCTGGTGGTGCCCGCGGCGCGGTTCACCGGGTTCCTGGACGCCCACCCCGCGGTGTGGCGTCTGGTCAGCGGCACGTTCGTGCGGCGGCTGGACGACGCGGGCCGCCGGTTGCAGGCGCACGTGTCGGCGCGGGGGGCGCGGCGGCTGGCGCTGCTGCTGACCGAGCTCGCCGAGCTGTCGGCCCGGCACTGCCCGCCCGCCGCGGACGGCCGGATCGACATCGCGCCGCCGCTGTCGCAGGAGGAGCTCGGCAGCTGGATGGACGCCTCGCGCGAGACCGTCGCCCGCGCGCTGAACAGCCTGCGGCGCAGGGGCCTGGTCAGCACCGGCTGGCGCAGGATCAGCGTCGTGGACCTCCCGGGCCTGCGCGCCTACGCCCAGGGGCAGGACTGACGCAGGACCGACGGCGGCGGGGCCGGGGCCCCGCCGCCACCGCCCTTTACCTTGTAGATTTTTTAACGGCGGCGGCGCGCCGAGCGGCGGGCGCGCCAGTCGGTGCCCGCGCCGACGCCGGCGAGGTGCAGCGCGAGCAGCAGCAGCCCGAGGGTGATCAGCGTCTGGTAGTCCAGGGCGTCCGAGGTGACGTCGGCGAGGTCGAAGAGCAGGGCGAGAACGAAGACGATCGCGGCGACGATCGCGAGCATGTCGGGCCTCCGGTCGGTCGGGGGCGCCGGGCGCCCCGCTGGGGGTGCCTACCGGATCTCCCCCACGGCCCCCGCCAAACCGCGCCCGCGTTTCGGACGACCGCAAACCCGCGTCCGGTACGTCCGGGCAGGGGACGGCCCTGCGGGGCGGGCACCGGCCCGCGTCGGGCACCATGGAGGGATGACGCAGGTGGCGGACGGGCCGGCGGGAGCGGCCGGGCGGGCGGAGGCCGCGGCGGAGCCGGGTCTGCGGGTGCTGGCCGACCTCGTGGCGGACGGTGACGTGATCGTGCTGAGCGGCGCCGGGCTGTCCACCGAGTCGGGGATCCCGGACTACCGCGGCGAGACCGGGCGGCGGCGGCGCGCGGAGCCGATGACCTTCCAGCGGTTCACCGGCAGCCCGGCGGCGCGGCGCCGGTACTGGGCGCGCAGCCACCTGGGGTGGCGGCACATCGCCGGCGCCCGCCCGAACGCCGGGCACCGCGCGGTCGCGGAGCTGCAGCGCCGCGGGCTGGTCGGCGGGGTCATCACCCAGAACGTCGACGGCCTGCACCAGGCGGCCGGGGCACGGGACGTGGTGGAGCTGCACGGCGGCCTGGACCGGGTGGTGTGCCTGGCCTGCGGCGACCGGACCCCGCGCGGGCTCCTGCACCGGCGGCTGCGCGACGCCAACCCCGGCTGGGAGGGGCGGGCCGAGACCGTCAACCCCGACGGCGACGCCGTCCTGGACGACGCGGCGGCGGAGGCGTTCCGGACGGTGGACTGCGACCGGTGCGGCGGGCTGCTGAAGCCCGACGTGGTGTTCTTCGGCGAGAACGTCCCTCCCGCGCGGGTGCGGGAGTGCTACGGGCTGACCGGCGGGGCCGGGACGCTGCTGGTCCTCGGGTCGTCGCTGACGGTGCTGTCGGGCTACCGTTTCGTGCGGCACGCGGCGGGCCTCGGCATCCCGGTCGCGATCGTCAACCGGGGCGCCACCCGCGGTGACGCGCACGCGCTCGTCACCCTGGACGCGCCGCTCGGCCGGGCGCTCACCGGGCTGCTGGCGGAGCTCGGCCCTGCCGTTCCCGCGGAACGGGCTGATCGCCCGCCGCCGTCCCCGCTACGGTGATCACTTCGCGGGCGACGAGGGGATCGGCATGGGCATCGGCATGGAGATCGGCGCGCAGGAGGTCGCGGACCACGTGGCCCGGATGCTGGGCGAGGGGCACGGCCTGCCCGTGACCCGGGACGGGGCCGTGGTGGACGTCACCGGCACGGGGGTGCGCGTGGCCGTGGCCGAGCCCGAGACGTACATGGACGGCCGCAGCGTCCGGGTGCCGATCGGGGTGGGGCATCCGAGCTGGGACGGGATGTTCGCCTGGGACCAGGCGGTGGGGATCGGCGCCGGCGGGCGGCACCCGGTGGCCGAGGCCCTGGAGGGGTGGGCGCACAACGTCTTCCCGGTGTTCGCGGCGCCGCTGCTGCCGGGCTCGGACCTCGGCCGCTACGCCGCCGCCGTGCCGATCACCAGCGGCGACCGGGCGGCGGACGTGTACTACGGGCCGCTGGCGTTCCGGGACTTCGGGGGCCTGGCGCCGGGCCTGCGGGCCGCGGCGGCGGAGCGCCCGCCGACGATGGTCCTGGTGGAGGAGCTTTTCGGCGGTTACGCGCTGCCCGGCCGTCCCCTGTGGATGTACACCTTCTGCGCGCGGATGCCCGACGGCCCCGTGACGGAGGTGACGCTGCACAACGGCGACAGCAGCGGCTCCTTCGCGCACATCGGCGATCATCTGCCGTGGGAGGGGCACGGCTCGGTCAAGTCGTGGGCCCTGGTCATGCCGCGCCCGGCCGGGCACGGCGGCCCGCACGAGGACGGCGGTCACATGGACGGCGGTCACGGGCAGGGGTTCTAGAGGGCCCGGGGAGGGGCTCCGGGCGTCCTGGACCGGCCCGGGCGGGCCGAGGCAGGGCTGGGGCGGTGCTGGGACGGCCGGTGCGGCGGGCCGGGGCGTGGTTTCGATCCCGCAGGCCGGGAAGCGGTCAGGTGAACCCCCTGCCGGGCGGG carries:
- a CDS encoding 5'-3' exonuclease produces the protein MSGLMLLDTPSLYFRAFFGVPESVTAPDGTPVNAVRGLVDMIARLVQDRSPGRLVCCMDADWRPEFRVAALPSYKAHRVAADGGDQTPDALEAQLPVIDAVLDAFGLARAGVAGYEADDVIGTLAVRGAADGPVDIVTGDRDLFQLVDDGGPVAVLYTARGIRNLQVMGEKEVAAKYGIPGRGYGDYATLRGDPSDGLPGVPGVGDKTAAALVSRFGSVEGILAALDAGTDEGFPAGARRRMEAAREYLAAAETVVRVVTDIDAPELAALDDRLPAAPRDPEALVELAERWNLDGPVNRLLNALAR
- a CDS encoding Crp/Fnr family transcriptional regulator, with amino-acid sequence MSERTDPAATLQRGEGFWDDLDGPQRAALRQVARPRHYQPRMPLCYQGEESDHIIIVESGWAKVTSSTEDGHEVVLAVRGPGDLVCESAVLGRRGRSATVTALSPLRALVVPAARFTGFLDAHPAVWRLVSGTFVRRLDDAGRRLQAHVSARGARRLALLLTELAELSARHCPPAADGRIDIAPPLSQEELGSWMDASRETVARALNSLRRRGLVSTGWRRISVVDLPGLRAYAQGQD
- a CDS encoding NAD-dependent protein deacetylase → MTQVADGPAGAAGRAEAAAEPGLRVLADLVADGDVIVLSGAGLSTESGIPDYRGETGRRRRAEPMTFQRFTGSPAARRRYWARSHLGWRHIAGARPNAGHRAVAELQRRGLVGGVITQNVDGLHQAAGARDVVELHGGLDRVVCLACGDRTPRGLLHRRLRDANPGWEGRAETVNPDGDAVLDDAAAEAFRTVDCDRCGGLLKPDVVFFGENVPPARVRECYGLTGGAGTLLVLGSSLTVLSGYRFVRHAAGLGIPVAIVNRGATRGDAHALVTLDAPLGRALTGLLAELGPAVPAERADRPPPSPLR